Within Chroicocephalus ridibundus chromosome 11, bChrRid1.1, whole genome shotgun sequence, the genomic segment GTGAGGAAGAACAGGCTCGGGCACCCTGCTCTGCCAGGAGTGGCGCCTGCGGAAGGGTGACAGCGTGTGTGGCCTTGGACAGGGACACACCACTGGGGAAGCCGCGTCCCTGCGCCCCAGGGCAGAGTCCATCCCTCGCCCGCCTCTGGGGCGGCAGAGCCGGGCACCACGCTGTGCCACACCATGTGCTCTCGCACTGGGGTGGCTGCGTGGTGGGGTCCTGCCGTTGGGGAGGGGTGAGCACGGGGCTGGGCACTCACGGCGTCTCTTCAGAGCTGTTCGAGAGCCCGCTGCTGGAGTCGGAAGAGGAACATCTCCTGCTGGACCCAGGCAATGCGTTGAAGCTGTACTGTGACGCCAACCAGAGCGGTGCCAGCGTGGTCTGGTACAAGGAGTCCCGGCTGCTCATCCCAGGGGGCCGCATCCATCTCCGGCAGAGCCTGCTGGAGATCTCAGAGGTCGCCTATGAGGACTCAGGGCTCTACGTGTGCCGGGCACGGGGGACTGGGGAGGTCCTGCGCAACTTCACCATCTCCGTTGTGGGTAGGAGCCCTGGCAGCGCCCAGCTCCCGCCCCGGGGCAGCAAGGCaggcgctgcccgcccggccctgcaggcagggatgtCCCTCTCAACCCATTTCCCTTTGCAGACTCGCTGGCGTCGGGTGATGACGATGAAGACAGTGATGGGGACGGTCCCCACGGAGACCGAAATGAGGAGCCCGCCTACATGCACAGAGGTCAGTGCCGCCCCGGCaggagggggcagctggggcaggtTCAGGAGCGTGAGCAACTGCTGCCCCCCGCTCACAGCACAAGTGGCTgggagcagctcccccagcctccgTGCTGCCCCTTGGCCCCCTCCCACCGTACATGCCGCGTCTCCCCAGCTCCTTACTGGACTCACCCGCACCGGATGGACAAGAAGTTGTATGCGGTTCCCGCGGGGAACACGGTGAAGTTTCGCTGCCCGGCttcgggcagccccagccccagcatccgCTGGTTCAAGAACGGGCGCGAGTTCCGGGGGGAGCACCGCATCGGGGGCATCCGGGTAAGGGCCAGGTCCCCCCACCACAGCCTCCCTTCATGGGGTCTGGGACGCCCCCGTCACACCTCGCTGCCTCGcctcctctctctgcagctccGGCACCAGCACTGGAGCCTGGTGATGGAGAGCGTGGTGCCTTCTGACCGCGGCAACTACACCTGCCTGGTGGAGAACAGGTTTGGCAGCATCCGCTACAGCTACCTCCTGGACGTGCTGGGTGAGGGCTCCTCAGCGCGGCGCTGGTCCTgtttccccgctccccccacgcATGGCAGAGGGGTCAGGCTCATGGGGAAGGGGATGGCGGAGCCACTGTGTGTGTCCTCTCCGCTGGCGCAGCCCACATGTCCCTTGCACCCAACGACGTGGGGATGGAGACCAGGCTTGGGTTGCACTGCGCTGCTGtcgggctggggaagggctctCCATGGCTTCATGGTgggtggaaagggaaggagaaaggagcccCTGCTCCGGGTTACCGTGTCGGTGacactgctctgctctcctctgcacaGAGAGGTCCCCCCACAGGCCCATCTTGCAGGCTGGGCTGCCCGCCAACACCACGGCCCTGGTGGGCAGCGACGTGGAATTCTTCTGCAAGGTCTACAGCGATGCCCAGCCCCACATCCAGTGGCTGAAGCACATCGAGGTGAACGGCAGCAGCTACGGCCCCGACGGGGTCCCCTATGTGCAAGTGCTCAAGGTAACAAGGGCTGGAAGTACCTGGGTCCCAGATGCCCGCCCCGAAGTGGTGACCGGGGGCGCACAGAGCCCCCCAAGGAGGAGAAGGGATGCTGAGCATCTGTCCCTCTCCCTGGCAGACTGCAGACATCAACAGCTCCGAGGTGGAGGTGCTGTACCTGCGCAATGTCTCCCTGGAGGATGCTGGCGAGTACACCTGCCTGGCGGGGAACTCCATCGGCCTCTCCTACCAGTCCGCCTGGCTCACCGTGCTGCCGGGTAAgggtgggggtcctggggtgggaGCCGGGACCCCCGGCACACAGGGACCGTGGCTCAGGCCGACTCATTCGCTCCCTCCAGAAGAGGAGCTGGTGCGGGAAGCCGAAGCCCCCGAGGCCAAGTACACGGACATCATCATCTACACCTCGGGCTCGCTGGCCGTGGCCATGGCCGTCATCATCGTGGTGCTGTGCCGCATGCAGACTCAATCGAGCAAGCAGCCCCTGGAGCCCATGGCAGTCCACAAGCTCTCCAAATTCCCGCTCATCCGACAGGTGGGTGCGAAGTTGGAGTCCTGGGAGCGTGGGGGAACCTTGGTGACCAACCGGCTCTTCTAGCGACACCGGTACCCCTCACACCTTACCCTGCTGCCGGCCTtggggctgccctccctccccactgcctcctgcagctccctcGCCCTCTTGCTCCGAGTGAGGGCTCTGCAGCACCATTGGGTCCCTGTTTGGCCCTGGAGCAGTGGATGGGATGGCTGAGGTGCCCTGGGCTCTCTCCGCAGTTCTCCCtggactccagctcctccgggAAGTCCAGCACATCCCTCATGCGCGTCACTCGTCTCTCCTCCAGCTGCGCCCCGATGCTGGCTGGGGTCATGGAGCTGGACCTGCCCCTCGATGCCAAGTGGGAGTTCCCCCGAGACAAGTACGGTGCCGGGCGGCGTGGGGCAGGTCTGGGTctgggggctgctctccccagcccccccggggacAGCAGCACGGTGGTGATGGAGGGGGAGGTCTCCAGCCATCACCAGACACCTCAGCACTGCTGTACCCGGGGTGCTGGGACTCGGTTCAGATCGGAGAGGGGCAGCCATGCTCCTGTGCCCCTCGGGGTCCGGCCGTgcggtggcggggagcggggccataCCTGCAATCCCTCACGGCTCTGCCCGTCCCTgccaggctggtgctgggcaaACCCCTGGGGGAAGGCTGCTTTGGCCAGGTGGTGCGGGCAGAGGCTTACGGCATCGACAGAGACCAGCCCGACAGAGCCATCACCGTGGCTGTCAAAATGCTGAAAGGTATTGGCTCCCCTGCCAGtgtcccaggcacagaggtggcaTCGGGGCCAGGCTGCGGTGCCACCCCAGCTGGCACGGTGAcacagctccccttccccagacAATGCCACCGACAAGGACCTGGCTGACCTCATATCCGAGATGGAGATGATGAAGCTCATGGACAAACACAAAAACATCATCAACCTCCTGGGAGTCTGCACGCAGGACGGTGAGGGGCTGCGCGGGCAGGGCTCGGGCACGGGCCTGGAGCAGGCAATGGGGCTGTTGGGGACGGTGACAGCAGGACGCTGGggtgggacagggcagggcagggctgagtGGAGTGGTTGCCCTTCCCAGGGCCATTGTACGTGATTGTGGAGTTTGCTGCCAAGGGCAACCTGCGCGAGTACCTccgtgcccgccgccccccgacaCCCGACTACGCATTCGACGTCACGGCGATGCCCGAGGAGCAGCTCTCCTTCAAGGACCTGGTCTCCTGCGTCTACCAGGTGGCCCGTGGCATGGAGTACCTGGAGTCCAAACGGGTAGGGCTGGCACAGCGTGCCCAGGCTGACGGTGCTCGGCACAGTCTGGGGGGTGGCAAGGCGGTGACAAGGAGCTGTGTGTCCCCAGTGATCCCACTGTCCCCATGGAGAGGGagcccagccccttcccccaggCTGTCCAGAACCTCACGGCCGCATCCAGCAGAGCTTAGGCCAGCATCTCCTCAAAAATGTGCGGCTTAAAGCTTGACCCACCTCCTGGGTGTCCCCCCGCCACTGCACCTGTCACTGCAGCCAGCCGGGTGAGGGGTGGCCCCACCACCGCAGAGGTGCCCCGCACTGGCGGTGCTGGGGAGCGTGTAGGAGGCGGGTGGCAGCTCTGGgtgtgggatggggacacacGGAGCTGGAGCTGCCATCTCACACCCCCTGCGGGCGACGTTTTCCCCTGGCAGTGCATCCACCGTGACCTGGCTGCCCGCAACGTGCTGGTCACGGCAGAGAGCGTGATGAAGATCGCCGACTTCGGCTTGGCCAGGGACGTCCACGACATCGACTACTACAAGAAAACCAGCAACGTGAGCGGAGGGCCTGGgagaggggactgggggggggacggggacccgtGGCCGGGGCTGAGCAGGGGCTTTGCTCCCCCAGGGCCGCCTGCCAGTGAAGTGGATGGCACCTGAGGCCCTTTTTGACCGTGTCTACACCCACCAGAGCGATGTGTGAGTGCTGGGGCCACTGGGGGCTGAGGGTGCTGTCGGGTGTGGGACGGGGGCGTCATCGGTGTGGGACAAGGCGGCACCATGGGGTTACGCACAAACTGGAGAGTCTCCATGAGTAGGACGGGGGTATACCACGgggacagcaggagctgggcacaTCTTCTCCAGGGGTGATGCCACCCTCCCCCATGGCACCTCAGGGTGTGGTGGGGTGACCCGGGGCCACGCCTGCCCAAGGAGGGTCCTAGGATGTGGCTGACCCCCTTTGCCACACGTGATCCCAGGTGGTCCTTTGGGATCCTGATGTGGGAGATCTTCACGTTGGGGGGCTCCCCCTACCCCGGCATCCCCGTCGAGGAGCTCttcaagctgctgaaggaggggCACCGCATGGACCGGCCGTCCAACTGCACCCACGAGCTGTGAGTACCGGCCAGGCGGGGCGGACAGGGGACACGGCGAGACCCCGCTaaccccccctcttccctcccccgccCAGGTACATGCTGATGCGGGAGTGCTGGCACGCTGTGCCCTCCCAGCGTCCCACCTTCAAGCAGCTGGTGGAGGGGCTGGACAAGATCCTGGCAGCCGTGTCGGAGGAGGTGAGCGGGGGGGCGTCCGATgggcagcaggctg encodes:
- the FGFR4 gene encoding fibroblast growth factor receptor 4 isoform X1, which gives rise to MRPLAQVLVGLLLAAAAQGRAMEPELFESPLLESEEEHLLLDPGNALKLYCDANQSGASVVWYKESRLLIPGGRIHLRQSLLEISEVAYEDSGLYVCRARGTGEVLRNFTISVVDSLASGDDDEDSDGDGPHGDRNEEPAYMHRAPYWTHPHRMDKKLYAVPAGNTVKFRCPASGSPSPSIRWFKNGREFRGEHRIGGIRLRHQHWSLVMESVVPSDRGNYTCLVENRFGSIRYSYLLDVLERSPHRPILQAGLPANTTALVGSDVEFFCKVYSDAQPHIQWLKHIEVNGSSYGPDGVPYVQVLKTADINSSEVEVLYLRNVSLEDAGEYTCLAGNSIGLSYQSAWLTVLPEEELVREAEAPEAKYTDIIIYTSGSLAVAMAVIIVVLCRMQTQSSKQPLEPMAVHKLSKFPLIRQFSLDSSSSGKSSTSLMRVTRLSSSCAPMLAGVMELDLPLDAKWEFPRDKLVLGKPLGEGCFGQVVRAEAYGIDRDQPDRAITVAVKMLKDNATDKDLADLISEMEMMKLMDKHKNIINLLGVCTQDGPLYVIVEFAAKGNLREYLRARRPPTPDYAFDVTAMPEEQLSFKDLVSCVYQVARGMEYLESKRCIHRDLAARNVLVTAESVMKIADFGLARDVHDIDYYKKTSNGRLPVKWMAPEALFDRVYTHQSDVWSFGILMWEIFTLGGSPYPGIPVEELFKLLKEGHRMDRPSNCTHELYMLMRECWHAVPSQRPTFKQLVEGLDKILAAVSEEYLDLSMPFEQYSPSCEDTASSCSSDDSVFTHDPLPLAPRLFYPSVRT
- the FGFR4 gene encoding fibroblast growth factor receptor 4 isoform X2 — encoded protein: MADGAGSNGDAAGLPVGKEAVDRLIRENGHIFTEAQCKVCSALLISESQRLAHYQSKKHANKVRRYLSIHGGEELAHGKKMRLDAKQDSKQEGSNGEDRNKCCPICNMTFSSPAVATSHYLGKTHAKNMKQQSPKVEEAVPPQKHPATLPTSTVSSNEENKDITDPDKFCSLCHATFNNPLMAKQHYVGKKHRKQETKHKLMAHYGRTPDAPASSFMDSLASGDDDEDSDGDGPHGDRNEEPAYMHRAPYWTHPHRMDKKLYAVPAGNTVKFRCPASGSPSPSIRWFKNGREFRGEHRIGGIRLRHQHWSLVMESVVPSDRGNYTCLVENRFGSIRYSYLLDVLERSPHRPILQAGLPANTTALVGSDVEFFCKVYSDAQPHIQWLKHIEVNGSSYGPDGVPYVQVLKTADINSSEVEVLYLRNVSLEDAGEYTCLAGNSIGLSYQSAWLTVLPEEELVREAEAPEAKYTDIIIYTSGSLAVAMAVIIVVLCRMQTQSSKQPLEPMAVHKLSKFPLIRQFSLDSSSSGKSSTSLMRVTRLSSSCAPMLAGVMELDLPLDAKWEFPRDKLVLGKPLGEGCFGQVVRAEAYGIDRDQPDRAITVAVKMLKDNATDKDLADLISEMEMMKLMDKHKNIINLLGVCTQDGPLYVIVEFAAKGNLREYLRARRPPTPDYAFDVTAMPEEQLSFKDLVSCVYQVARGMEYLESKRCIHRDLAARNVLVTAESVMKIADFGLARDVHDIDYYKKTSNGRLPVKWMAPEALFDRVYTHQSDVWSFGILMWEIFTLGGSPYPGIPVEELFKLLKEGHRMDRPSNCTHELYMLMRECWHAVPSQRPTFKQLVEGLDKILAAVSEEYLDLSMPFEQYSPSCEDTASSCSSDDSVFTHDPLPLAPRLFYPSVRT